A stretch of Paracoccus sp. N5 DNA encodes these proteins:
- a CDS encoding YnfA family protein, with translation MTLAAPLAVYGLAALAEIAGCFAFWAWLRLGRSAWWLVPGMVALALFAWLLTRVQVDFAGRAYAAYGGIYVASSLGWLWLTEGQAPSRWDLLGGGLCILGAVVILAGQMRPA, from the coding sequence GTGACCCTGGCCGCGCCGCTGGCCGTCTACGGGCTGGCGGCGCTGGCCGAGATCGCCGGCTGCTTCGCCTTCTGGGCCTGGCTGCGGCTGGGCCGCTCGGCCTGGTGGCTGGTGCCGGGCATGGTCGCGCTGGCGCTGTTCGCCTGGCTGCTGACCCGGGTGCAGGTCGATTTCGCCGGCCGCGCCTATGCCGCCTATGGCGGGATCTATGTGGCCTCGTCGCTCGGCTGGCTGTGGCTGACCGAGGGCCAAGCGCCGAGCCGCTGGGACCTTCTGGGCGGCGGGCTGTGCATCCTGGGCGCGGTGGTGATCCTCGCCGGCCAGATGCGCCCGGCCTAG
- a CDS encoding acyl-CoA thioesterase, producing MTQPEHPQGQPAIRTTAMPADTNPAGDIFGGWLMSQMDLAAGNVAARRARGRCATVAVDSFTFHQPVKVGDEVSVFATILREGRSSMQLHVEAWRRSREGEETQCVTRASFVFVALDDDGRPRPLPSAD from the coding sequence ATGACGCAGCCGGAGCACCCGCAGGGCCAGCCCGCGATCCGCACCACCGCCATGCCGGCCGACACCAACCCGGCCGGCGACATCTTCGGCGGCTGGCTGATGTCGCAGATGGACCTGGCCGCCGGCAATGTCGCGGCCCGCCGCGCGCGCGGGCGCTGCGCCACGGTCGCCGTGGACAGCTTCACCTTCCACCAGCCGGTCAAGGTCGGCGACGAAGTCTCTGTTTTCGCGACCATCCTGCGTGAAGGTCGCAGCTCGATGCAGCTGCATGTCGAGGCCTGGCGCCGCTCGCGCGAGGGCGAGGAGACCCAGTGCGTGACCCGGGCGAGCTTCGTCTTCGTGGCGCTGGACGACGACGGCCGTCCGCGTCCGCTGCCGTCCGCGGATTGA
- a CDS encoding YetF domain-containing protein, translating to MVPAFRHRLFSSFLETSRRKIRAYVTVRFSGRCSLASPWFCRVFEGRPRIVVSRGRVHADRLRRQGIGVQELYSKLRQCGIEDLAQVKFAILEADGGISILKHGEHGGEGLYQPPMLPAREMAWAERR from the coding sequence ATGGTTCCTGCGTTTCGACATCGTCTGTTCTCCTCGTTCTTGGAGACCAGCAGACGGAAGATCAGAGCTTACGTCACTGTCCGATTTTCGGGGAGGTGCTCACTGGCCTCGCCCTGGTTTTGCCGCGTCTTCGAGGGGCGGCCGCGCATCGTCGTCAGCCGGGGGCGGGTGCATGCCGACCGGCTGCGCCGGCAGGGCATCGGTGTGCAGGAACTCTACAGCAAGCTGCGCCAATGCGGCATCGAGGACCTGGCGCAGGTGAAATTCGCCATCCTCGAGGCGGACGGCGGCATCTCGATCCTGAAGCACGGCGAGCATGGCGGCGAGGGGCTCTATCAGCCGCCGATGCTGCCGGCGCGGGAAATGGCCTGGGCCGAACGTCGATGA
- a CDS encoding CoA-binding protein gives MNLAILRDIGSSPADDDIARIARSTRCIAIIGLSPNEARPSWGVARYLKSQGFRVIPVNPGHAGSMMLDEHVYPDLASIPPEAGVDMVDIFRRAEAVPGVVEQAMAHLPRLRTVWMQLGISHPQAANWARARGLTVIEDRCPKIEFPRFL, from the coding sequence ATGAACCTGGCTATTCTTCGCGACATCGGCTCATCGCCGGCCGATGACGACATCGCGCGTATCGCCCGCTCGACCCGCTGCATCGCCATCATCGGCCTGTCGCCGAATGAGGCAAGGCCGTCCTGGGGCGTGGCGCGCTATTTGAAATCGCAGGGTTTTCGCGTGATTCCGGTCAATCCCGGCCATGCCGGCAGCATGATGCTGGACGAGCATGTCTATCCCGACCTGGCCTCGATTCCGCCCGAGGCGGGCGTGGACATGGTCGACATCTTCCGCCGCGCCGAGGCGGTGCCGGGAGTCGTGGAGCAGGCCATGGCGCATCTGCCGCGCCTGCGCACGGTCTGGATGCAGCTGGGAATCAGTCATCCGCAGGCGGCGAATTGGGCCCGCGCCCGCGGGCTGACGGTGATCGAGGACCGCTGCCCCAAGATCGAGTTCCCGCGCTTCCTGTGA
- the ppk2 gene encoding polyphosphate kinase 2 has product MPPAAAAVPDAAAGVEPAADGNGEGQGPRSFPRVDPDAIRLAFETGRYPYPRRMGRAAYEREKALLQAELLKVQIWAQETGQKFVILFEGRDAAGKGGTIKRFMEHLNPRFARVVALNKPSEVERGQWFFQRYIQHLPTAGEMVFYDRSWYNRAGVERVMGFCSPTEYLEFMRQAPEYERMLVRAGVRLYKYWFSVTRDEQRRRFKERETDPLKRWKLSPIDLASLDKWDEYTEAKEAMFFYTDTADAPWIIVKSNDKKRARLNCMRHFLSTLDYPDKDPGIVTPPDPLIVGHAGHVIHQSEHILGASLHPDHRRAAKGAAPGAQAAG; this is encoded by the coding sequence ATGCCCCCGGCCGCCGCCGCTGTCCCCGATGCGGCGGCCGGCGTGGAGCCGGCCGCCGATGGCAATGGCGAGGGGCAGGGGCCCAGAAGCTTTCCCAGGGTCGACCCGGATGCGATCCGCCTGGCCTTCGAGACCGGGCGCTATCCCTATCCGCGCCGCATGGGCCGCGCGGCCTATGAGCGGGAAAAGGCGCTCTTGCAGGCCGAATTGCTGAAGGTGCAGATCTGGGCGCAGGAGACCGGGCAGAAATTCGTCATCCTGTTCGAGGGCCGCGACGCCGCCGGCAAGGGCGGCACGATCAAGCGCTTCATGGAACACCTGAACCCGCGTTTCGCCCGCGTGGTGGCGCTGAACAAGCCCTCGGAGGTCGAGCGCGGCCAGTGGTTCTTCCAGCGCTACATCCAGCACCTGCCCACCGCGGGCGAAATGGTGTTCTACGACCGCAGCTGGTACAACCGCGCCGGCGTCGAGCGGGTGATGGGCTTCTGCTCGCCCACCGAATACCTGGAGTTCATGCGCCAGGCCCCGGAATACGAGCGGATGCTGGTCCGGGCCGGGGTGCGGCTTTACAAGTACTGGTTCTCGGTCACCCGCGACGAGCAGCGCCGCCGCTTCAAGGAACGCGAGACCGACCCGCTGAAACGCTGGAAGCTGTCGCCCATCGACCTGGCCAGCCTCGACAAATGGGACGAATACACCGAGGCGAAGGAGGCGATGTTCTTCTATACCGACACCGCCGACGCGCCCTGGATCATCGTCAAGTCGAACGACAAGAAGCGCGCGCGGCTGAATTGCATGCGGCATTTCCTGTCGACGCTGGACTATCCCGACAAGGACCCCGGGATCGTGACGCCGCCCGACCCGCTGATCGTCGGCCATGCCGGGCATGTGATCCACCAGTCCGAGCATATCCTGGGCGCCTCGCTGCATCCCGACCACCGGCGCGCGGCCAAGGGCGCGGCGCCGGGCGCGCAGGCGGCCGGCTAG
- a CDS encoding FAD-binding oxidoreductase, translating to MSQGKPSRQTLKRQLRSGHSFWAETPDISVAPLAQPSARRWDVVIVGTGISAALLAERLTRARRRVLILDRRQPVRGSSLASTAMIQHEIDVPLSHLSRRIGAEKAARAWRRSVKAVESLLRLSQRLGLDCQMQRKRALYLAGNALGHRALEAEAEARQAAGIPAEYLGRQQLLDSFGLDRTGAIVSPASASANPGQLTAALLNLARARGAEIASPFEVADFAELSDGVALASTAGQVVAASHAVFCTGYEFLPQMLTPRHRIISTWAIASPEGVRQPGWLKDFLVWEASDPYLYFRATPTGRIIAGGEDQASATAHEDSEKLRRNAAEIARKLRDLTGIRFRPAYAWAAAFGDSDDGLPIIDRVPGCRRTHAVMGFGGNGITWSVIAAEVTARRIDGRPDPDADLYRFR from the coding sequence ATGAGCCAGGGCAAGCCGTCCCGCCAGACGCTGAAGCGCCAATTGCGCAGCGGCCATTCCTTCTGGGCCGAGACGCCGGACATCTCGGTCGCGCCCTTGGCCCAGCCCTCGGCGCGGCGCTGGGACGTGGTGATCGTCGGCACCGGCATTTCCGCCGCACTGCTGGCCGAGCGGCTGACCAGGGCCAGGCGGCGGGTGCTGATCCTCGACCGCCGCCAGCCGGTGCGCGGCTCGTCGCTCGCCTCGACGGCGATGATCCAGCACGAGATCGACGTGCCGCTGTCGCATCTTTCGCGCCGGATCGGCGCGGAGAAGGCGGCGCGGGCCTGGCGCCGCTCGGTCAAGGCGGTCGAGTCGCTTCTGCGCCTGTCGCAGCGCCTCGGCCTCGACTGCCAGATGCAGCGCAAGCGGGCGCTGTATCTGGCCGGGAACGCGCTGGGCCATCGCGCGCTGGAGGCCGAGGCCGAGGCGCGCCAAGCCGCCGGCATCCCGGCCGAATACCTTGGCCGCCAGCAGCTGCTCGACAGCTTCGGCCTCGATCGCACCGGCGCCATCGTCTCGCCCGCCTCGGCCTCGGCCAATCCCGGCCAATTGACGGCGGCGCTGCTGAACCTGGCCCGGGCGCGCGGGGCCGAGATCGCCTCGCCCTTCGAGGTCGCGGATTTCGCCGAGCTTTCGGACGGGGTGGCGCTGGCCTCGACCGCGGGGCAGGTGGTGGCGGCGAGCCACGCGGTCTTCTGCACCGGCTACGAATTCCTGCCGCAGATGCTCACGCCCCGGCATCGCATCATCTCGACCTGGGCCATCGCCTCGCCCGAAGGCGTGCGCCAGCCCGGCTGGCTGAAGGATTTCCTGGTCTGGGAGGCCTCGGACCCCTACCTCTATTTCCGCGCCACGCCCACCGGCCGCATCATCGCCGGCGGCGAGGACCAGGCCAGCGCCACCGCCCACGAAGACTCCGAGAAGCTGCGCCGCAACGCGGCCGAGATCGCCCGCAAGCTGCGCGATCTGACCGGCATCCGCTTTCGCCCGGCCTATGCCTGGGCCGCCGCCTTCGGCGATAGCGACGACGGGTTGCCGATCATCGACCGGGTGCCGGGCTGCCGGCGCACCCATGCGGTGATGGGCTTCGGCGGCAATGGCATCACCTGGTCGGTGATCGCGGCCGAGGTCACCGCCCGGCGCATCGACGGCCGCCCGGATCCCGACGCGGACCTCTACCGCTTCCGCTGA
- a CDS encoding glutathione S-transferase family protein, with protein MLTVYGVTRSRASRIIWLCHELGLPFKQVPVIQAYRLEDAGAPGAPLNTRSESFLKLSPAGAVPVIQDGDLVLSESLACTLHLARKHGQPFGPADMVEDALMLQWSFYAATMIEPDALAILFNHRPGQAQPGAAQAAVGHAAERLVRPLAVLDAHLARHGHLVGGRFTVADLNVAEILRYAQGYGALIEQFPAAQAWLDDCQARPAFQKMWQERLAEPE; from the coding sequence ATGCTGACCGTCTATGGCGTCACCCGCTCGCGCGCCTCGCGCATCATCTGGCTGTGTCACGAGCTGGGCCTGCCGTTCAAGCAGGTGCCGGTGATCCAGGCCTATCGGCTGGAGGATGCCGGGGCGCCCGGGGCGCCGCTCAACACCCGCTCGGAGAGCTTCCTGAAGCTGTCGCCCGCCGGGGCCGTCCCGGTGATCCAGGACGGCGACCTGGTGCTGTCCGAATCGCTGGCCTGCACGCTGCACCTGGCGCGCAAGCACGGCCAGCCCTTCGGCCCCGCCGACATGGTCGAGGATGCGCTGATGCTGCAATGGAGCTTCTACGCCGCCACCATGATCGAGCCGGACGCGCTGGCGATCCTGTTCAACCACCGCCCCGGCCAGGCCCAGCCGGGCGCGGCGCAGGCCGCCGTCGGCCATGCGGCCGAGCGGCTGGTGCGGCCGCTGGCGGTGCTGGACGCGCATCTGGCGCGGCACGGCCACCTGGTCGGCGGCCGCTTCACCGTGGCCGACCTGAACGTGGCCGAGATCCTGCGCTATGCTCAGGGCTATGGCGCGCTGATCGAGCAGTTCCCAGCCGCGCAAGCCTGGCTGGATGATTGCCAGGCCCGGCCGGCCTTCCAGAAGATGTGGCAGGAGCGGCTGGCCGAACCCGAATAG
- a CDS encoding YHS domain-containing (seleno)protein, translated as MMIRALLTSLLLLLPVSPALAQNWALDGMDPVSYGTDNAAVPGRSDLVTLWRGKAWHFASEQNRNLFEANPGAYAPGLGGLCVVALSEGRSEPGNPRYFVVIGQRTYFLRSERARARLLADPQQVLMRAKAFWARMNP; from the coding sequence ATGATGATTCGCGCCCTGCTGACCAGCCTCCTGCTTCTTCTGCCCGTTTCGCCGGCATTGGCGCAGAATTGGGCATTGGACGGCATGGATCCGGTGTCCTATGGCACCGACAATGCGGCGGTGCCGGGGCGCAGCGACCTAGTGACGCTGTGGCGCGGCAAGGCCTGGCATTTCGCCAGCGAGCAGAACCGCAATCTTTTCGAGGCGAATCCGGGCGCCTATGCGCCGGGGCTGGGCGGGCTTTGCGTCGTCGCCCTGTCCGAGGGCCGCTCGGAACCCGGCAATCCGCGGTATTTCGTGGTGATCGGCCAGCGCACCTATTTCCTGCGCTCGGAACGCGCGCGCGCGCGGCTTCTGGCCGATCCGCAGCAGGTGCTGATGCGCGCCAAGGCCTTCTGGGCCCGGATGAATCCGTGA
- a CDS encoding transposase, whose protein sequence is MNDDLRAAVRIKRNRSRAGSTPLDRALYEERHLVECFFNKLRCFRRIALRCERTVASFKAFVDLACAMAWNA, encoded by the coding sequence TTGAACGACGACCTGCGGGCCGCCGTCCGGATCAAGCGCAACCGCAGCCGCGCCGGGAGTACGCCGCTGGACCGGGCACTCTACGAGGAACGTCACCTCGTGGAGTGTTTCTTCAACAAGCTCAGATGCTTCCGGCGCATAGCCCTGCGATGCGAGAGGACCGTCGCCTCATTCAAGGCGTTTGTCGACCTCGCCTGCGCAATGGCTTGGAACGCTTGA
- a CDS encoding alpha/beta hydrolase, whose protein sequence is MTRLYRGMDRAALDRAYDNSGHVADFPGLIRDFQTRSQAMRAGHGGRYDLRYGKGARERFDWLPCGRAEAPVFVFVHGGYWQSCDKEDFTFIAAGPLAHGWNVVLAEYALAPAASMTGIVKQVGRLLDHLAGQSELGTGPMCLAGHSAGGHLAALHRGHPAVGSVLAMSGLYDLEPISLCGWNDPLQLTEAEIDRFSPQRRIGPGAPMLVAAGADERPELLRQSRDYAAACRQAGEPAELLLVAGRNHFDVLDDLADPEGAQLTALAALGG, encoded by the coding sequence ATGACACGGCTTTATCGCGGCATGGACCGCGCGGCGCTGGACCGCGCCTATGACAACAGCGGCCATGTGGCGGATTTTCCCGGGCTGATCCGCGACTTCCAGACCCGCAGCCAGGCGATGCGGGCCGGGCACGGCGGGCGCTACGACCTGCGCTATGGCAAGGGTGCGCGGGAACGGTTCGACTGGCTGCCCTGCGGACGCGCCGAGGCGCCGGTCTTCGTCTTTGTCCATGGCGGCTATTGGCAAAGCTGCGACAAGGAGGATTTCACCTTCATCGCCGCCGGCCCGCTGGCGCATGGCTGGAACGTGGTGCTGGCGGAATATGCGCTGGCGCCCGCCGCCTCGATGACCGGCATCGTCAAGCAGGTCGGCCGGCTGCTGGACCATCTGGCCGGGCAGTCCGAGCTGGGCACGGGACCCATGTGCCTGGCCGGCCATTCCGCCGGCGGCCATCTGGCGGCGCTTCATCGCGGGCATCCGGCGGTGGGCTCGGTGCTGGCGATGAGCGGGCTCTACGATCTCGAGCCGATCAGCCTGTGCGGCTGGAATGATCCGCTGCAGCTGACCGAGGCCGAGATCGACCGCTTCAGCCCGCAACGCCGGATCGGTCCCGGCGCGCCGATGCTGGTCGCAGCCGGTGCCGATGAGCGGCCGGAGCTGCTGCGCCAGTCACGCGATTATGCCGCCGCTTGCCGGCAAGCCGGCGAACCGGCCGAGCTGCTGCTGGTGGCGGGGCGCAACCATTTCGATGTGCTGGATGACCTCGCCGATCCCGAGGGCGCGCAGCTGACTGCATTGGCGGCGCTCGGCGGCTAG
- a CDS encoding membrane dipeptidase, with translation MIRRIFMGLAVLVVLAAAGVAIWGPGFVERRLNPVTMPEAGWPVSPEAEALHRRLVIGDWHSDALLWDRDLLDRAGRGHVDVPRLALGNVAVQVFTTVTKSPRGQNYSRNSAEAPDNITPLFIGQLRPFSAWFSLKERALVQAAALRRAAERAPEALMLIRSAEDLQVLLEARQNGAHTVGALLGTEGGHPLEGNIANLQVLYGAGFRLVGLTHFFDNELGGSLHGEGGAESGLSDFGREVVAEMMAKRMIVDLAHASPQLVRDVLAIPGTRPILSHTGIHGQCASPRNLPDELVQAIARKGGVIGIGFWADVNCGRTPADIAASIQAAIALVGEDAVSLGSDYDGSVDAPFDVAHLAALTQALMDAGLSDEQIAKVMGGNMMRYLAQVL, from the coding sequence ATGATCCGGCGCATCTTCATGGGACTGGCGGTGCTGGTCGTGCTGGCCGCGGCGGGCGTGGCGATCTGGGGGCCGGGTTTCGTCGAGCGGCGGCTGAACCCGGTGACCATGCCCGAGGCGGGCTGGCCGGTCTCGCCCGAGGCCGAGGCGCTGCATCGGCGGCTGGTCATCGGCGACTGGCATTCGGACGCGCTGCTGTGGGACCGCGACCTGCTGGACCGGGCCGGGCGGGGTCATGTCGACGTGCCCCGGCTGGCCCTGGGCAATGTCGCGGTCCAGGTCTTCACCACCGTCACCAAGAGCCCGCGCGGCCAGAACTACAGCCGGAATTCCGCCGAGGCGCCCGACAATATCACGCCGCTGTTCATCGGCCAGCTGCGGCCCTTCTCGGCTTGGTTCAGCCTGAAGGAGCGCGCGCTGGTCCAGGCCGCGGCCCTGCGCCGCGCCGCCGAGCGCGCGCCGGAGGCCTTGATGCTGATCCGCTCGGCCGAGGATCTGCAGGTGCTGCTGGAGGCGCGGCAGAATGGCGCCCATACCGTCGGCGCCCTGCTGGGCACCGAGGGCGGCCATCCGCTGGAGGGCAATATCGCCAATTTGCAGGTGCTTTACGGCGCCGGCTTCCGGCTGGTCGGGCTGACGCATTTCTTCGACAACGAACTGGGCGGCAGCCTGCATGGCGAGGGCGGGGCGGAATCGGGCCTGTCGGATTTCGGCCGCGAGGTGGTGGCCGAGATGATGGCCAAGCGCATGATCGTCGACCTGGCGCACGCCAGCCCGCAGCTGGTGCGCGACGTGCTGGCCATTCCCGGCACCCGGCCGATCCTGTCCCATACCGGCATCCACGGCCAATGCGCCAGCCCGCGCAACCTGCCCGATGAGCTGGTGCAGGCCATCGCCCGCAAGGGCGGCGTGATCGGCATCGGCTTCTGGGCGGATGTGAACTGCGGCAGGACACCGGCCGACATCGCCGCCTCGATCCAGGCCGCCATCGCGCTGGTGGGCGAGGACGCGGTCTCGCTGGGCTCGGATTACGACGGTTCGGTCGATGCGCCCTTCGACGTGGCGCATCTGGCGGCGCTGACCCAGGCGCTGATGGATGCGGGCCTGAGCGACGAGCAGATCGCCAAGGTCATGGGCGGCAACATGATGCGCTATCTTGCCCAGGTGCTGTAA
- the rlmB gene encoding 23S rRNA (guanosine(2251)-2'-O)-methyltransferase RlmB: MAEKPQKTKKPTWVIDKERARRAAAAETVWLFGLHAVRDALANPAREKLRLVVTQNALDRLGALPPGIEPEITDARTFDRHVPLPPESVHQGAALEVKPLKWGSLTELALSGPGKPLLVALDRVTDPHNVGAILRSAEVFGARAVLAPARHSAPETGALAKTASGALERQPYLRVTNLADALIELQGMGYVVIGLDGTGEEILPDALAQVAGRPLCLVLGAEGPGLRDRTRETCDRIARIPFAADFGSLNVSNAAAVALYAVSRG; encoded by the coding sequence ATGGCCGAGAAACCGCAGAAAACCAAGAAACCCACCTGGGTCATCGACAAGGAGCGCGCCCGGCGCGCCGCGGCGGCGGAAACCGTCTGGCTGTTCGGCCTGCACGCGGTGCGCGATGCGCTGGCCAATCCGGCGCGGGAAAAGCTGCGGCTCGTGGTGACCCAGAACGCGCTGGACCGGCTGGGCGCCCTGCCCCCCGGCATCGAGCCCGAGATCACCGACGCCCGAACCTTCGACCGCCATGTGCCGCTGCCGCCCGAAAGCGTGCACCAGGGCGCCGCGCTGGAGGTGAAGCCGCTGAAATGGGGCAGCCTGACCGAGCTGGCGCTGTCGGGGCCCGGCAAGCCGCTGCTGGTGGCGCTGGACCGCGTCACCGATCCGCATAACGTCGGCGCCATCCTGCGCTCGGCCGAGGTCTTCGGCGCCCGCGCCGTCCTCGCCCCTGCCCGCCACAGCGCCCCCGAGACCGGCGCGCTGGCCAAGACCGCCTCGGGCGCGCTCGAGCGCCAGCCCTATCTGCGCGTCACCAACCTGGCCGATGCGCTGATCGAATTGCAGGGCATGGGCTATGTGGTGATCGGCCTCGACGGCACCGGCGAGGAGATCCTGCCCGACGCCTTGGCACAGGTCGCGGGCCGGCCGCTGTGCCTGGTGTTGGGCGCCGAGGGCCCCGGTTTGCGCGACCGCACGCGCGAGACCTGCGACCGCATCGCCCGCATCCCCTTCGCGGCGGATTTCGGCTCGCTCAATGTCTCGAACGCGGCGGCGGTGGCGCTTTACGCGGTCTCACGCGGCTGA
- the parE gene encoding DNA topoisomerase IV subunit B, whose product MADDLFPASDKAIDSYSAASIEVLEGLEPVRKRPGMYIGGTDERALHHLVAEILDNSMDEAVAGHASRIEVELLADFSVVIRDNGRGIPIDPHPKFPGKSALEVILCTLHAGGKFSGDAYQTSGGLHGVGASVVNALSDSMVVQVARNKELFQQSFSRGIPLGPVEKVGAAPNRRGTTVTFHADEQIFGHHRFKPARLIRMVKSKAYLFSGVEIRWKSEIDDGETPQEAIFHFPGGLADYLNEQLTGASSYADRPFAGSVDFKEKFNVPGKVDWAINWTPSRDGFIQSYCNTVPTPEGGTHEAGFWSAILRGIRAYGERVSNKKAAQITRDDLLTGGCALVSCFIREPEFVGQTKDRLATVEAARLVEGAVRDHFDNWLAADTKSAGAILDFLVLRAEERLRRRQEKETARKSATKKLRLPGKLVDCSNANREGTELFIVEGDSAGGSAKMARERQTQALLPLRGKILNVLGAASSKLGSNQEISDLCQALGVGMGSKFNVDDLRYDKIIIMTDADVDGAHIASLLMTFFFTQMRPLIDKGHLYLACPPLYRLTQGAHRVYVADDAEKEAMLAKGLGGKGKIDVQRFKGLGEMDAKDLKDTTMNPRTRKLIRVSIDEEEGGETSDLVERLMGKKPELRFQFIQENAQFADAEELDL is encoded by the coding sequence ATGGCAGACGATCTTTTCCCGGCCTCGGACAAGGCGATTGACAGCTATTCCGCCGCGTCCATCGAGGTGCTGGAAGGGCTGGAACCCGTCCGCAAGCGCCCGGGCATGTATATCGGCGGCACCGATGAACGCGCGCTGCACCACCTGGTGGCCGAGATCCTCGACAACTCGATGGACGAGGCGGTGGCCGGCCATGCCAGCCGCATCGAGGTCGAGCTGCTGGCCGATTTCAGCGTGGTGATCCGCGACAACGGCCGCGGCATCCCGATCGACCCGCATCCGAAATTCCCCGGCAAGTCGGCGCTGGAGGTGATCCTGTGCACGCTGCATGCCGGTGGCAAGTTCTCGGGCGATGCCTATCAGACCTCGGGGGGCTTGCACGGCGTCGGCGCCTCGGTCGTCAACGCGCTGTCGGACAGCATGGTGGTGCAGGTCGCCCGCAACAAGGAACTGTTCCAGCAGAGTTTCTCGCGCGGCATCCCGCTGGGGCCGGTGGAAAAGGTCGGCGCCGCCCCGAACCGGCGCGGCACCACCGTGACCTTCCACGCCGACGAGCAGATCTTCGGCCATCACCGCTTCAAGCCGGCGCGGCTGATCCGCATGGTGAAGTCCAAGGCCTATCTGTTCTCGGGCGTCGAGATCCGCTGGAAGTCCGAGATCGACGACGGCGAGACGCCGCAGGAGGCCATCTTCCACTTCCCCGGCGGGCTGGCCGACTACCTGAACGAGCAGCTCACCGGCGCCTCCAGCTATGCCGACCGGCCCTTCGCCGGCAGCGTCGATTTCAAGGAAAAGTTCAACGTCCCCGGCAAGGTGGACTGGGCGATCAACTGGACGCCCTCGCGCGACGGTTTCATCCAGAGCTATTGCAACACCGTGCCCACGCCCGAGGGCGGCACGCATGAGGCCGGCTTCTGGTCGGCGATCCTGCGCGGCATCCGCGCCTATGGCGAGCGGGTCAGCAACAAGAAGGCGGCGCAGATCACCCGCGACGACCTGCTGACCGGCGGCTGCGCGCTGGTCAGTTGCTTCATCCGCGAGCCGGAATTCGTCGGCCAGACCAAGGACCGCCTGGCCACGGTCGAGGCCGCCCGGCTGGTCGAGGGCGCCGTGCGCGACCATTTCGACAACTGGCTGGCGGCGGATACGAAATCCGCCGGCGCGATCCTGGATTTCCTGGTGCTGCGGGCCGAGGAGCGGCTGCGCCGCCGCCAGGAAAAGGAAACCGCCCGCAAGTCGGCGACCAAGAAGCTGCGCCTGCCGGGCAAGCTGGTCGATTGTTCGAACGCGAACCGCGAGGGCACCGAGCTTTTCATCGTCGAGGGCGACTCGGCCGGCGGCAGCGCCAAGATGGCGCGCGAGCGCCAGACCCAGGCGCTGCTACCCCTGCGCGGCAAGATCCTGAACGTGCTGGGCGCGGCCAGTTCCAAGCTGGGCTCGAACCAGGAGATCAGCGACCTGTGCCAGGCGCTCGGCGTCGGCATGGGCAGCAAGTTCAACGTGGACGACCTGCGCTATGACAAGATCATCATCATGACCGATGCGGATGTGGACGGCGCCCATATCGCGTCGCTGCTGATGACCTTCTTCTTCACCCAGATGCGGCCCCTGATCGACAAGGGCCACCTGTATCTGGCCTGTCCGCCGCTTTACCGGCTGACCCAGGGGGCGCATCGCGTCTATGTCGCCGACGATGCCGAGAAAGAGGCGATGCTCGCCAAGGGCCTGGGCGGCAAGGGCAAGATCGACGTGCAACGCTTCAAGGGCCTGGGCGAGATGGATGCCAAGGACCTGAAGGACACGACGATGAACCCCAGGACGCGCAAGCTGATCCGGGTCTCGATCGACGAGGAAGAGGGCGGCGAGACCTCGGACCTGGTCGAGCGGCTGATGGGCAAGAAGCCCGAGTTGCGCTTCCAGTTCATCCAGGAAAACGCGCAATTCGCCGACGCCGAGGAACTGGACCTGTGA